From a single Nostoc edaphicum CCNP1411 genomic region:
- a CDS encoding XisH family protein yields MSARDIFHNLVRLALQKDGWTITHDPLSIDLADGQLQIDLGAERLIAAQKQDERIAVEIKSFVAPSAISEFHTALGQCLNYRVALKLKEPERVLYLAVPLATYEDFFSRQLPQMSIHEYQLKLLVFDPENEVIVQWIN; encoded by the coding sequence ATGTCTGCAAGAGATATTTTCCATAATTTAGTTAGATTGGCTTTGCAAAAAGATGGCTGGACAATTACACACGATCCACTATCTATTGATTTAGCAGATGGACAATTACAAATTGATCTGGGTGCAGAACGGTTAATTGCTGCCCAAAAGCAAGACGAACGAATTGCTGTAGAAATCAAGAGTTTTGTTGCTCCCTCTGCGATTTCTGAGTTTCATACAGCTTTAGGACAATGTTTAAATTATCGAGTAGCGCTAAAACTAAAAGAGCCAGAGCGAGTTCTCTATTTAGCAGTTCCACTAGCAACTTATGAAGATTTTTTCTCACGGCAATTGCCACAGATGAGTATCCACGAATATCAATTGAAACTGCTAGTATTTGACCCGGAAAATGAGGTAATTGTACAATGGATAAACTAG
- a CDS encoding thioredoxin family protein: MALTASTMLLLGTKAPDFNLPEVVSGKATSLSTFADKKALLVMFICRHCPFVKHIQKELVQLGKDYFTGDLAIVAISANDAHNYPDDAPESLQAFATEQGFNFTLCYDESQETAKAYTAACTPDFFVFDSDRKLVYRGQLDDSRPSNGKPVTGADLRAAIEAVLADKPVTNEQKPSVGCNIKWKPGNQPSYFG, encoded by the coding sequence ATGGCTTTAACTGCTTCAACGATGTTGCTATTAGGCACGAAAGCGCCAGATTTTAATCTACCGGAAGTAGTATCTGGAAAAGCAACTTCACTTTCTACCTTTGCAGATAAAAAAGCACTGTTGGTAATGTTTATTTGTCGGCATTGCCCATTTGTAAAGCACATTCAAAAAGAATTAGTGCAGTTAGGAAAAGATTATTTTACAGGTGATTTAGCGATCGTTGCCATCAGTGCTAACGATGCACACAATTATCCAGATGACGCGCCAGAGTCGTTACAAGCATTTGCCACAGAACAAGGGTTTAATTTTACCTTATGCTACGACGAGAGTCAGGAAACAGCAAAAGCTTACACAGCAGCTTGCACACCAGATTTTTTTGTATTTGATAGCGATCGCAAACTAGTTTATCGGGGACAATTGGATGATAGCCGTCCCAGTAATGGTAAACCTGTGACTGGTGCAGATTTACGCGCAGCCATTGAAGCAGTGCTGGCAGATAAACCTGTTACAAACGAACAAAAGCCGAGTGTTGGTTGCAATATTAAATGGAAACCTGGAAACCAACCCAGTTATTTTGGTTAA
- a CDS encoding Rpn family recombination-promoting nuclease/putative transposase, whose product MRRDSIFYKLFQQSPTLLFELLSNPPNNADSYRFDSVAVKEPKFKIDGVFLPPETDGAGVVYFCEVQFQKDEQLYERVWAESSLYFYRNHARFSDWQAVIIYPSRSIEQSDIHPHRSLLNGEQIHRVYLDELGDIRQLPIWVALMVLTTVDEEQAPEEARYLLTRTTQEVLSPSSRAIIELITTIMVYRFEQLTQAEVESMLGITLKETRVYREIKEEGREEGREEGREEATANLILRQLTKRFGELSQEIRSSISGLSLPVLEDLSEALLDFTSLADLQAWLEAQ is encoded by the coding sequence ATGCGTCGAGACTCAATATTTTACAAACTGTTTCAACAGTCTCCAACTCTGCTGTTTGAGCTATTGAGCAATCCTCCAAATAATGCAGATAGTTATCGTTTTGATTCAGTCGCCGTCAAAGAGCCGAAATTTAAAATTGATGGAGTATTTCTACCACCGGAAACTGATGGTGCTGGAGTTGTATATTTTTGTGAGGTGCAGTTCCAGAAGGATGAACAACTTTATGAAAGAGTATGGGCTGAATCTTCGTTATATTTCTACCGCAACCATGCCAGATTTAGCGACTGGCAAGCAGTGATAATCTACCCGTCACGCAGTATTGAGCAAAGCGATATTCATCCTCATCGCTCATTGCTAAACGGCGAACAAATACATCGGGTGTATTTAGATGAATTAGGGGATATTCGTCAGTTACCTATATGGGTAGCGCTGATGGTATTAACTACAGTAGATGAAGAACAAGCACCAGAAGAAGCAAGGTATTTGTTAACAAGAACTACCCAAGAAGTGCTATCACCATCGAGTCGCGCCATAATTGAATTAATAACGACGATCATGGTGTACAGATTTGAACAATTAACTCAAGCTGAGGTAGAGTCTATGTTAGGAATCACGCTTAAGGAAACGCGAGTTTACCGAGAAATTAAGGAGGAAGGACGTGAGGAAGGACGTGAGGAAGGACGTGAGGAAGCAACAGCTAATCTTATTCTCCGGCAATTAACTAAGCGATTTGGGGAACTTTCTCAAGAAATACGCTCCTCAATTTCTGGTTTATCTTTGCCTGTTCTAGAAGATTTAAGTGAAGCACTGTTAGATTTTACTAGTTTGGCTGATTTACAGGCTTGGCTAGAAGCGCAATGA
- a CDS encoding IS630 family transposase, translating to MPAKNHLSQEQKERLLKTLKEHENPYVREKILILLLMNDGKTYQEISKFLDIAYPTVAYWAVHGDPDNLESFLDGRREGNFRKVTKEYEDLLLEIIEKEPLEYGYEFGRWTAARLATYLEKITGIKLSGSQVGRILERKKYVYLWAKYSLGDKQNPEMRKAFKEKLSEYLRITKEAPERLQVWFWDESGFSLRVIRRKNWGKKGTRKQITGQRRRGRVNIMGGLRYHDKKRMNFVIKKGNADVFYEQLQSLNNFLLQEWIEQGNRIETFNKCSAKIVIILDNASFHKRKDILVRIKAEMPNIILEFLPPYSPDYNLIELVWHSAKEYIAHRLFESVSQLEELLNKLLNEGGLIIKWERKIKNKGNAVY from the coding sequence ATGCCAGCAAAAAATCATCTTTCCCAAGAGCAGAAGGAAAGGCTACTAAAAACGCTAAAAGAGCATGAAAATCCCTACGTAAGAGAAAAGATTCTGATTTTATTATTAATGAATGATGGAAAAACTTATCAAGAGATTAGTAAGTTTTTAGATATTGCATATCCAACAGTAGCATATTGGGCAGTTCACGGCGATCCAGATAACCTAGAAAGTTTTTTAGATGGAAGAAGAGAAGGGAACTTCCGCAAAGTTACCAAAGAATATGAGGATTTATTATTAGAAATAATTGAAAAAGAGCCACTAGAGTATGGGTATGAATTTGGTCGTTGGACAGCAGCAAGACTAGCTACATACCTCGAAAAGATAACAGGAATTAAGTTAAGTGGTTCACAAGTTGGGAGAATATTAGAGCGAAAAAAGTACGTTTACCTTTGGGCAAAATACAGCCTAGGGGACAAACAGAATCCTGAAATGCGTAAGGCATTTAAAGAAAAATTGTCAGAATACTTAAGAATAACAAAGGAAGCCCCAGAGCGTTTACAGGTATGGTTTTGGGATGAGAGTGGATTTAGTTTAAGAGTGATAAGAAGAAAAAACTGGGGTAAGAAAGGTACAAGGAAACAAATCACAGGTCAAAGAAGAAGAGGAAGAGTAAATATTATGGGAGGGTTACGTTATCACGACAAGAAGAGAATGAATTTTGTGATTAAAAAAGGAAATGCCGATGTATTTTATGAGCAGCTTCAATCTTTGAATAATTTTCTATTGCAAGAATGGATAGAGCAAGGAAATAGAATTGAGACTTTCAATAAATGTTCTGCGAAAATAGTGATTATCTTAGATAATGCCAGCTTCCATAAAAGAAAAGATATTTTAGTTCGTATCAAGGCAGAAATGCCAAATATTATCCTGGAATTTCTACCACCTTATAGTCCAGATTATAATTTGATTGAATTGGTTTGGCATTCAGCAAAAGAATATATAGCTCATAGATTGTTCGAGTCAGTATCACAGCTAGAAGAGTTGTTAAATAAATTGTTAAATGAAGGAGGTCTTATTATTAAATGGGAACGCAAAATTAAAAATAAAGGTAATGCTGTTTATTAA
- a CDS encoding XisI protein, which produces MDKLAQYRQIIQQVLTSHAQIKPAYGEIERQTIFDLQQDHYQVVNTGWENRHRVYGCLIHLDIRDHKIWIQYDGTEVGVANELVEYGIPKQDIVLAYQPLYMRKLTEFAVG; this is translated from the coding sequence ATGGATAAACTAGCGCAGTATAGACAAATCATCCAGCAAGTTTTGACAAGTCATGCTCAGATTAAACCTGCCTATGGTGAAATCGAACGACAAACTATTTTTGATTTACAACAGGATCATTATCAAGTTGTGAATACGGGTTGGGAAAATCGGCATCGGGTTTATGGCTGTTTAATTCATCTAGATATTCGAGATCATAAGATTTGGATTCAGTATGATGGGACTGAGGTTGGCGTGGCTAATGAATTAGTGGAGTATGGTATTCCAAAGCAGGATATCGTGCTGGCTTATCAACCTCTTTATATGCGAAAGCTGACAGAATTTGCAGTGGGATAA
- a CDS encoding chlorophyll a/b-binding protein, producing the protein MRTNTAIVDDQGKLNNFAIEPRVYVDEQGDRTGFTPYAEMLNGRLAMIGFVSLIALEVFTGHGIVGVLASL; encoded by the coding sequence ATGCGTACAAACACTGCTATAGTTGACGACCAAGGCAAACTGAACAACTTTGCGATCGAGCCAAGAGTTTATGTAGATGAGCAAGGCGATCGCACTGGCTTCACTCCTTATGCAGAAATGCTCAACGGTCGTCTAGCAATGATTGGTTTTGTTTCTCTAATAGCATTAGAAGTATTCACCGGACACGGTATCGTTGGTGTTTTGGCAAGCCTATGA
- the thyX gene encoding FAD-dependent thymidylate synthase has protein sequence MHRFRVEVIAKTPNPQQVIYAAMHQDYTDGFVFDERDSWPSESQSGEVIVKRLLAGERGHYGPLEHPQIVFNCGYFPHNVMQQARTHRVGVSFDVQSFRYTGNQFIDVVEGKKDIEDVFYLRPVGYYTDRQGKKYYYSPEQRAADLEWCLEAAKRYKADFEAGMSEEHARGKVPFDYRQHFVVSFNLRSFLHFCDLRNKKDAQLEIQKLCEMMWPHFEDWAPAIAQWYEKQRLGKARLAP, from the coding sequence ATGCATCGATTTCGAGTAGAGGTTATTGCCAAAACACCAAACCCGCAGCAGGTGATTTATGCCGCGATGCACCAGGACTATACTGATGGGTTCGTGTTTGATGAGCGTGACTCCTGGCCCTCGGAGTCACAAAGTGGCGAAGTTATTGTTAAGCGACTTTTAGCGGGTGAGAGGGGACACTATGGACCTCTAGAGCATCCCCAGATTGTTTTCAACTGTGGTTACTTTCCCCACAATGTGATGCAGCAAGCCCGTACTCATCGTGTAGGCGTATCATTCGATGTCCAATCTTTTAGATACACAGGCAACCAATTTATTGATGTAGTAGAAGGCAAAAAAGACATAGAAGATGTTTTTTACCTACGTCCCGTTGGTTATTACACTGATAGACAAGGCAAAAAATACTATTATTCACCAGAGCAACGAGCAGCAGACTTGGAGTGGTGTCTAGAAGCAGCTAAACGATATAAAGCTGATTTTGAGGCTGGAATGTCTGAAGAACACGCAAGAGGTAAAGTGCCTTTTGATTATCGCCAGCATTTTGTAGTTAGTTTTAATTTAAGGTCTTTCTTGCATTTTTGTGATCTGAGAAATAAGAAAGATGCTCAACTGGAAATTCAAAAGTTGTGTGAAATGATGTGGCCTCATTTTGAAGATTGGGCACCTGCGATCGCACAATGGTATGAAAAGCAGCGTCTAGGTAAAGCCAGACTTGCACCATAA